A stretch of DNA from Oncorhynchus nerka isolate Pitt River linkage group LG22, Oner_Uvic_2.0, whole genome shotgun sequence:
TGCAGTAATATACAGTACAACTAACTTTCTTCATACCCTTTCCAGGTATCGCACTTTGATTCACACCATTCGAGAGCTGCAGGGTGTTGAGGGTCTATTGGGCAGAGCTCCTCCATCCAACCCCCCAGCTCTAAGTCCCCTAACCTTGAGGAAGTGTCGAGTGCGTGAGACTAGAAGCCCACTAGAGCTTGTCTCTGTCACTCTGGGACAGGAGTATCAGAACACTAGCTCGCCCACTCCCCTGCTCAGGCAGACAACCAAGTCAGCTTCTAGGTCTCTCTGGAGATCACAGCAAACGGTAAACTCAGGTTGAAGAAAAAGCTACAGGGTAAAATAACATTCTCATACTTAAATCTAGCTGTAGAATGTTGTAACAGCGTGGACTTAATTTCCCAGGGTTCCTGCTTCAACACATCAGGGCTGTGCATGCAGCAACTCATCAAAGCAGGGAGGGAAGGGGTGTACTACAAGGCTAAGATGACGCGTGGCACATGCAAGGGTCACTCCATTGTCACCTGCAAGATGACCAAAGAGGGTAAGGACAAATCCACCAAGCTTACTATTAAACTCAGCTAAAAAAgtaacgtccctttttcaggaccctgtctttcaaagatcatttgtaaaaatccaaataacttcacagatcttcattgtaaaggctttaaacactgtttcccatgcttgttcaatgaatcataaacaattaatgaacaagcacctgtggaacggtcattaagacactaacagcttacagacagtagtcaattaaggtcacagttatgaaaacttaggacactaaagaggcctttctactgactctgaaaaacaccaaaagaaagctggccagggtccctgctcacctgcgtgaacgtgccttaggcatgctgcaaggaggcatgaggactgcggatgtggccagggcaataaattgcaatgtccatactgtgagacgcctaagacagtgctacagggagacaggacggacagctgatcgtccttgcagtggcagacaacgtcgcctatgggcacaaacccaccgtcactggaccagcaaaaagtgctcttcaccgaCAGGTCGCAGTTTTCTCTCACCAGAGGTGAttgtcggatttgcgtttattgtcgaaggaatgatcTTTACACCGAGGACTGtattctggagcgggatcgatttggaggtggagggtccatcatggtttgggacagtgtgtcacagcatcatcggactgagcttgatgtcatttttttttaacctttattttactaggcaagttagttaagaacaaattcttattttcaatgatggcctaggaacagtgggttaactgcctgttcaggggcagaacgacagatttttgtaccttgtcagctcggggattcgaacttgcaacctttcggttactagtccaatgctctaaccactaggctaccctgccgccccattgcaggtaatctcaatgctgtgcgttatagtgaagacatcctcctccctaatGTGGTggccttcctgcaggctcatcctgtcatgaccctccagcatgacaatgccaccagccatactgctcattctgtgcgtgatttcctgctaGACAGGAAtgtcttggtggaagagtagggtaacatctcacagcaagaactggcaaatctgttgctgcagtccatgaggagatgcgcTGCAGTacctaatgcagctggtggccacaccagatactgactgttattttttattttgaccctccctttgttcatggacacattattccatttctgttagtcacttgtctgtggaacttgttcagtttatgtctcagttgttgaatcttgttatgttcatacaaatatttacacatgttaagtttgctgaaaataaacacagttgacagtttgaggacgtttatttttttgctgagtttatttaacGTTGTTAGTCAATACCAAAAAGACAATGCACTGTACTCCTCACAATAATACATGTACCAATCACAGCCCTCACCATCAGAGGTTTACTGTTTGAAATGCACCCAGGAGCTTATACCTACCAAAACAGTTGATAAGCGTGGTTTGTTCTCTGTAGGGGTTACCCACAGGAGGGTAGCCAGAGAGGTGAACATCATGAGGAAGCTAAGTACCCACAAGAACGTGCTGCAGCTGCTAGACTGGAACATCACACAGGGTAAGAGTCACAGACTCGTTTATTAAGCATTCATTGTTTCTGAAATTTGGACCTTGGCAAAAAGTTATACAGTAAggtggtgttgtgtgtgtttcaTTTTCCTTTACTCCAGCTCCTTACATGCTGATCCTGGAGTCGGTGAGCAGTGGGACCCTGCGCAGTTTCCTGCAAGTGAATCAACACCAACTGAACAGGGACAGTGATTTGCAAAAGCACTTCACCACAGCAGCATATCACATTGCCCATGCAATGAGACACCTGCGCTCTAAAATGGTACATTAGAATAATTTGAAAAATCCATCAGCAATGTCATATATTTCACTTTTGTCTGTGGTCACCACACATACATATTTGACTACAGTCCCCATAATCTCTGTTGCACAATTGTTCATACTACAGGTGGTGCACTGTGACCTAGCCCTGAGGAACATCATGGTTAACCATTTCCCCAGAGAGGTGAAGCTGGCGGAGTTTGGACTGGCCCAAGACCTGACTCTTTTGAGCAGTCGTCGCAGCAGCCACAAAGGAGACCACTTGGTGAGGAGGACTGTCTTGGAGTCACCCAGACGTTGTGACCAGAGCATAATTTAACTTGGCTGTTCTTTTTGGTTCTGTTCGCAGCAAAAAGTGCCCCTGCGTTGGTATCCCCCAGAGTACTTCAGAAACAACTACTACAGCTTCAAAGGGGATGTCTGGGCATTTGGCATTGTGCTGTGGGAGATGCAAACATTTGGTAAAATGGAAAGAGCACCTGAGATTAACTGAGAAAAATGTATTCACTAACGTATTAATAATGAATTTTCAtttttttagggggtagatcaaATTGAATATTaaagatagattgtagcttccatcaatgtaattgtctgcatcatttccaatccccaatatgtattttttgtaaatgtatatagtaccagttaaaagtttggacacacctactcattcaagggtttttctttatttttactattttctacattgtagatgttTAACTttgctgtttcacaaaagttttGAAAATATAtcaattttacagacacagtatattttacatttgtgatcttgttgttattagtcccacccttcagctccattcaacccctcccatctagctcttaacaccatccatactGGATTTCCATTTGCCATGTATTTTTTAACAGTGCTGTAATGATTTGTCTTAATATTAGGGACCTTACCATATCCCAACCTGGAGACTTTAGAGTTGGTGGTGCACTACATCTGCTCTGGACACAGGAACTCAGAACCAGAGACATGTAGGCCAGAGATGTGAGTAATTATCCCCCTTCAGATACTTTTTTTACATGGAATATTTCCAGGCATATCTGACTGCTCATGTGTATTTGCATGATACTGGTGCGCTAGTAAACTTAGCAAAagaaagaaatgtccctttttcaggaccctgtctttcaaagacaattcataaaaatccaaataaatacagatcattgtaaagggtttaaacactgtttcccaatgaatgaacatgcaccagtggaacggtcattaagacactaacagcttacagacggtaggcaatttagactaaagaggcctttctactgactctgaaaaacaccaaaagaaagatggccagggtccctgctcgtctgcgtgaacgtgccttaggcatgctgcaaggaggcatgaggactgcagatgtggccggagcaataaattgcaatgtccttactgtgagacgcctaaaacagcgctacagggagacaggatggacagccgatcgtcctcgcagtggcagaccacgtgtaacagcacctgcacaggatcggtacatcctaacatcacacctgcgggacaggtacaggatggcaacaacaactcccTGAGTTACACCAGTGTTTATGCCACATATCCCTTTCCTTCTAGACTGCAGATGATGAAGGACTGCTGGCTGGAGCCCTACACCCAAAGGCCCTCGTTCAACGACATAGTCAGTGTCCTGGAGAACATCCTGGAGGATGATGCAGTGAGTGTGGCGTTTTCAGTTACCGTTCCCCTTGCATCTCCCATCCTTCTCTGTTGTAAAAACGTATTTAAGAGGCAATCTAGGCATGCAAAATGTTACCTTTCCATGCAGTAATTTGTGTTTGTATATTGTCTGCAGGATTACATCAAAGTGAACAACAGACTAGCCAATGTTGGATATGGTGACCAAGAGTCTGCCTTACCCTCCTTCATGACGACTGAATAtgtg
This window harbors:
- the LOC115104715 gene encoding fibroblast growth factor receptor 2-like; the encoded protein is MNLDRRCLNIYLHGLWMKAMCALKRTMSYVNTSNNHTETSLISNVTRHSNIINDLDNTFSTDPEVDGVKFNGMFYILIGISGFTVTIVLLLAILWTMKYRTLIHTIRELQGVEGLLGRAPPSNPPALSPLTLRKCRVRETRSPLELVSVTLGQEYQNTSSPTPLLRQTTKSASRSLWRSQQTGSCFNTSGLCMQQLIKAGREGVYYKAKMTRGTCKGHSIVTCKMTKEGVTHRRVAREVNIMRKLSTHKNVLQLLDWNITQAPYMLILESVSSGTLRSFLQVNQHQLNRDSDLQKHFTTAAYHIAHAMRHLRSKMVVHCDLALRNIMVNHFPREVKLAEFGLAQDLTLLSSRRSSHKGDHLQKVPLRWYPPEYFRNNYYSFKGDVWAFGIVLWEMQTFGTLPYPNLETLELVVHYICSGHRNSEPETCRPEILQMMKDCWLEPYTQRPSFNDIVSVLENILEDDADYIKVNNRLANVGYGDQESALPSFMTTEYVQRGRVGAMQGYGPEG